The Metabacillus litoralis genome contains a region encoding:
- the iadA gene encoding beta-aspartyl-peptidase, which produces MLTLIKNGEVYTPTYIGKKDLLLVDEKIGFIEDHISLPTDFVDINVVDASGMKVVPGFIDSHVHITGGGGEGSYKTRTPELHLTNATLSGITTIIGVIGTDGTTRTMPNLIAKARALEEEGITCYVHTGSYQVPVKTLTGRIEDDLILIDRIIGVGEIAISDHRSSQPTVEEMAKLASAARIGGMLSGKAGIVNIHVGDSKDHLDLILKVLETTDLPIRQFYPTHINRNPHLFEAGISYAKKGGWVDFTTSTIPKFLAEGEVSCSQGLKRMLDANVPIEQITFTSDGQASLPDFNEDGEMVGLKIGKVNTLFQAVKDAVHQEQIPLQTALKVITSNPATILKLQQKGELKPGKDADIVLLDHDLSIQSVWAKGQHMVSEGKALVKGTFE; this is translated from the coding sequence ATGCTTACACTTATTAAAAATGGAGAAGTGTATACTCCAACTTATATAGGAAAAAAGGATCTTCTCCTCGTAGATGAAAAAATTGGATTCATTGAGGACCATATTTCATTACCTACTGATTTTGTCGATATAAACGTAGTTGATGCGTCCGGAATGAAAGTTGTACCAGGCTTTATTGATTCACATGTTCACATTACAGGCGGTGGTGGCGAAGGAAGTTATAAAACCCGCACTCCTGAACTGCATTTAACAAATGCTACTTTATCAGGTATTACTACCATTATTGGTGTGATTGGCACTGATGGCACAACAAGAACAATGCCTAATTTAATAGCTAAAGCACGTGCTCTTGAAGAAGAAGGTATCACTTGTTATGTGCATACTGGCTCCTATCAGGTTCCTGTTAAAACACTAACTGGAAGAATTGAAGACGACCTTATCTTAATTGATAGAATCATCGGTGTTGGAGAAATTGCGATTAGTGATCACAGATCCTCACAGCCGACTGTAGAAGAAATGGCGAAGCTCGCATCTGCGGCCCGAATTGGTGGGATGCTTTCTGGAAAAGCAGGCATTGTTAATATTCATGTTGGTGATAGTAAGGATCATCTTGATCTTATTCTAAAGGTCCTCGAGACAACAGACCTTCCAATTCGCCAATTTTATCCAACCCATATCAACCGAAATCCGCATCTTTTTGAAGCAGGAATTTCTTATGCAAAGAAAGGCGGCTGGGTTGATTTCACAACAAGTACAATTCCTAAGTTTCTTGCTGAAGGTGAGGTTTCCTGTAGCCAAGGCTTAAAAAGAATGTTAGATGCCAATGTACCGATTGAACAAATTACCTTCACCTCAGACGGGCAAGCAAGCCTTCCTGACTTTAATGAGGATGGTGAGATGGTCGGCTTAAAGATTGGCAAGGTCAATACACTCTTTCAAGCTGTAAAAGATGCTGTTCACCAGGAACAAATACCATTGCAAACAGCCTTAAAGGTCATTACTAGCAATCCTGCTACAATTTTAAAGTTACAGCAAAAAGGCGAACTAAAGCCTGGGAAAGATGCAGATATTGTGCTATTAGATCATGATCTTTCCATTCAATCTGTATGGGCTAAAGGGCAGCATATGGTATCAGAAGGAAAAGCACTTGTGAAGGGGACATTCGAATAG
- a CDS encoding GNAT family N-acetyltransferase yields the protein MKIRKATQNETNSLLHMTINTMNESSMGTVKNDFHTGMNMFVPLLNSGAYYLIALDKQTIAGWVLLGPDFNPINARKTGSIIALYVFPQYRKAGIGKQLMNKAMQELKSEGYHKVQLNVFTGNPAKSLYKRLGFKEISSIMEMDIN from the coding sequence ATGAAGATTAGAAAAGCTACGCAAAATGAAACAAATTCCCTTCTTCATATGACAATTAATACAATGAATGAAAGCTCAATGGGGACTGTTAAAAATGATTTTCATACGGGAATGAATATGTTCGTACCTTTATTAAATAGTGGTGCTTATTACCTTATTGCACTTGATAAACAGACAATAGCAGGTTGGGTTTTACTAGGCCCTGATTTTAATCCAATAAATGCTCGAAAAACAGGCAGCATTATTGCTCTTTATGTATTTCCACAATATCGAAAAGCCGGAATAGGCAAGCAGCTTATGAATAAAGCCATGCAAGAGTTAAAGTCTGAAGGATATCACAAAGTACAGCTAAATGTATTTACAGGTAATCCCGCCAAATCATTGTATAAAAGGCTAGGCTTTAAAGAGATTTCTTCCATTATGGAGATGGATATCAATTAA
- a CDS encoding MFS transporter, with product MMKRFTKEENSWIFYDWASSAYSIIISTAVFPIYYKAAATNAGVSAANSTAYLGYTISIATFILAMLGPILGTIADYQGYKKRFFSFFFTLGMGFTALLAFIPSEQWLLLLACYTLAAIGFSGTNIFYDAFLVDVTTEERMNRISARGFGLGYIGSTIPFIISIAIIVLAQSELIPLSTTAASKTAFIITAVWWGLFTIPLFKNVQQRYYIEREANPVFNSFKRLFKTLKEVQKHRALFLFLLAYFFYIDGVGTIITMSTAYGTDLGINSTSLLIILFITQVVAAPFAILYGRLSERFTGKKMLYVGIVIYMGVCIYAYFLDSTLDFWILAMLVATSQGGIQALSRSYYAKLIPKEKANEFFGFYNIFGKFASIMGPLLVGVTAQVTGNSSSGVFSLVILFIIGILILIKVPEPNKA from the coding sequence CTGATGAAGCGCTTTACTAAAGAAGAAAATAGTTGGATATTTTATGATTGGGCAAGCTCTGCTTATTCTATTATTATCTCCACAGCCGTTTTTCCAATATATTATAAGGCGGCTGCAACAAACGCGGGAGTGAGTGCCGCAAATTCTACTGCTTATTTAGGTTATACAATCTCAATCGCAACCTTTATATTGGCTATGCTTGGACCTATATTAGGAACAATTGCTGACTATCAGGGCTACAAAAAGAGATTTTTTTCCTTCTTCTTTACGTTAGGAATGGGATTTACCGCACTACTCGCCTTTATCCCCTCTGAGCAATGGCTTCTTTTGCTAGCTTGCTATACATTGGCTGCAATTGGCTTCTCTGGGACAAACATTTTCTATGATGCCTTTTTGGTAGATGTCACAACAGAGGAACGAATGAATCGTATCTCTGCCCGTGGATTTGGACTTGGCTATATCGGAAGTACCATACCTTTTATTATCAGCATTGCCATTATTGTTTTAGCACAAAGTGAACTTATTCCACTTTCTACAACAGCAGCTAGTAAGACCGCATTTATCATAACCGCGGTTTGGTGGGGGCTTTTTACCATTCCACTCTTCAAAAATGTCCAGCAGCGTTATTATATTGAGCGTGAGGCAAACCCGGTATTTAACAGCTTTAAACGATTATTTAAAACACTAAAAGAAGTTCAAAAACATCGTGCTTTGTTTCTATTTTTGCTAGCCTATTTTTTCTATATAGATGGAGTTGGAACCATCATTACGATGTCAACGGCATACGGGACTGACCTAGGTATTAATTCAACAAGCTTACTGATTATTCTCTTTATTACGCAAGTTGTGGCTGCTCCATTTGCTATTCTATACGGTAGATTATCTGAACGCTTTACCGGTAAAAAAATGCTCTATGTTGGAATCGTCATCTATATGGGTGTTTGTATTTATGCTTATTTTCTTGATTCGACATTGGATTTTTGGATTCTAGCCATGCTTGTTGCCACTTCACAAGGAGGGATTCAAGCATTGAGCCGCTCCTATTATGCTAAGCTTATCCCAAAAGAGAAGGCAAATGAGTTTTTTGGTTTTTATAATATCTTTGGAAAATTCGCTAGCATTATGGGACCATTGCTTGTAGGAGTAACTGCACAGGTAACAGGAAATTCAAGCAGTGGTGTATTTAGTTTGGTCATCTTGTTTATCATCGGTATTCTTATTTTAATAAAAGTGCCTGAGCCAAATAAGGCATAA
- a CDS encoding DUF421 domain-containing protein — MKDLLIVLGRIVTILPLLLFITIFMGKRAIGELPVFDFLIILTLGAVVGADIADPNIKHLPTAFTVVIIGLFQRLVARWKIKNRKFGKLITFEPTLVVQNGKLLIENISRIHYSIDNVLQMLREKNAFDLEDVDLAIIEANGALSVLKKAEKQMVTREDMKIYSSSPSISFPVMMEGQIYENTLRYFQVDETWLKQQLAHKGIINYENIFYISLNRNLDLSISFNDEKSERLPPLYH, encoded by the coding sequence ATGAAGGACTTACTTATTGTCCTAGGACGTATTGTCACGATTCTACCTTTGTTGCTTTTTATCACCATTTTCATGGGTAAGCGTGCAATTGGGGAACTCCCAGTTTTCGATTTTCTCATTATTCTTACTTTAGGTGCTGTTGTTGGTGCAGATATTGCAGATCCTAACATCAAACACCTCCCGACTGCTTTTACAGTTGTTATCATTGGACTGTTTCAGAGACTTGTTGCCAGGTGGAAAATTAAAAATCGAAAGTTTGGAAAGCTTATAACCTTTGAGCCTACACTCGTTGTTCAGAATGGAAAGTTACTGATAGAAAATATTAGTCGCATTCATTACTCAATAGATAATGTTCTTCAAATGTTAAGAGAAAAAAATGCCTTTGATTTAGAAGATGTTGATTTGGCAATCATTGAAGCTAATGGAGCGCTGAGTGTGTTAAAAAAAGCTGAAAAACAAATGGTAACTAGAGAAGATATGAAAATCTATAGCTCTAGCCCCTCCATTTCCTTTCCAGTTATGATGGAGGGACAAATTTATGAAAACACACTGCGTTATTTTCAAGTAGACGAAACGTGGTTAAAACAGCAATTAGCACACAAGGGTATTATTAATTACGAGAATATCTTTTATATTTCGCTTAACCGAAACCTTGATTTATCTATTTCATTCAATGATGAGAAAAGTGAAAGGCTCCCTCCCCTGTATCATTAG
- a CDS encoding ABC transporter ATP-binding protein: MKNPSTGKRLVQYALHYKRTIFIALAMLTFAVAAELTGPFIAKRMIDHHMMGIEKPWVEVLEVDEQSVAYQGKYYRKSTDIASDQSVGKDQIQVVQVGPSFYVTDEHVTFDGKRSINNQILTISNGDETANYPVNKLTREELLAFYQPEIKPIVFLLSVYVGLLLVAAFFQYGKSLLLQKAANRIIQKMRTDVFEHIQRVPLSYFDNRPAGKIVSRVTNDTEAIRELYVKVLASFFTSGIYMTGILIALFFLDVKLALITLLVVPILFIWTVLYRKVASNYNHLIRTRVSDINGVVNESIQGMTIIRAFRRKKQTIDEFEVLNKEHFTYQNKLLSLNALTSHNLVNVLRNATFVALIWYFGGQSLTATGIISIGVLYAFVDYLNRLFQPVTDIVNQLAQLEQARVASERVFELLDEEGEVVDTEILPRFQGNVTFENVSFSYDSENDVLKNISFEARKGETVALVGHTGSGKSSIINLLFRYYDINRGKITIDSMDTSQIPRQQLRKHMGIVLQDPFLFTGTIESNVSLGNAEIPKERVRKALRDVGAERFIKQLPQQFEEPVLEKGSTLSAGERQLISFARALAYDPAILILDEATANIDTETEAMIQQALNVVKEGRTTFIIAHRLSTIRNADHILVLDHGEIVERGSHEELLEQRGKYYKMHQLQLGKEVSNVG; encoded by the coding sequence ATGAAGAATCCCTCAACTGGAAAACGCCTAGTTCAATATGCACTTCACTATAAACGAACAATCTTTATTGCGCTTGCTATGCTAACCTTTGCAGTAGCAGCAGAGTTAACAGGACCGTTTATAGCAAAAAGAATGATTGACCACCACATGATGGGGATTGAAAAGCCGTGGGTAGAGGTTTTAGAGGTAGATGAACAATCCGTTGCCTATCAAGGGAAATATTATAGAAAGAGTACAGATATAGCATCAGATCAATCAGTCGGTAAAGATCAAATACAGGTTGTGCAGGTTGGGCCCTCCTTCTATGTAACAGATGAGCATGTAACATTTGATGGAAAGAGGTCTATTAATAACCAAATATTAACAATTAGTAATGGAGATGAAACTGCCAACTATCCTGTAAATAAACTAACGAGAGAAGAGCTGTTAGCATTTTATCAGCCTGAAATTAAACCGATTGTTTTTCTTCTAAGCGTTTATGTAGGGTTGCTCTTGGTTGCAGCTTTCTTTCAATATGGTAAATCCTTATTGCTACAAAAGGCAGCCAACCGTATTATCCAAAAAATGAGAACAGATGTATTTGAGCATATTCAAAGAGTACCACTTTCATATTTCGACAATCGTCCCGCCGGGAAAATTGTTTCACGTGTAACAAACGACACAGAGGCGATCAGGGAATTATATGTGAAAGTATTAGCGAGTTTTTTCACAAGTGGGATTTATATGACAGGAATTTTAATCGCTTTGTTTTTCTTAGACGTCAAGCTGGCACTGATTACTTTGCTTGTTGTACCGATTTTGTTTATCTGGACGGTTCTTTACCGTAAAGTAGCTTCTAACTATAATCATTTAATTCGTACTCGTGTTAGTGATATAAATGGAGTGGTAAATGAGTCGATACAAGGTATGACGATTATTCGGGCATTTCGTCGAAAAAAGCAAACAATTGACGAATTTGAGGTGCTGAATAAAGAGCATTTTACGTATCAAAATAAATTACTAAGTTTAAATGCTTTAACTTCCCATAACCTAGTAAATGTGCTCAGAAATGCCACCTTTGTTGCCTTAATCTGGTATTTCGGAGGGCAATCACTAACAGCAACAGGTATCATCTCAATTGGTGTTTTGTATGCATTTGTAGATTATTTAAATCGATTGTTCCAGCCCGTAACGGATATTGTCAATCAGCTGGCACAGTTGGAACAGGCACGTGTTGCATCGGAGCGTGTATTTGAACTACTCGATGAAGAAGGGGAAGTAGTGGACACAGAGATCCTGCCTAGATTTCAAGGAAATGTTACATTTGAAAATGTATCATTCTCGTATGATAGTGAGAATGATGTATTAAAAAATATCTCCTTTGAAGCAAGAAAAGGAGAGACAGTTGCACTAGTTGGTCACACAGGCTCTGGGAAAAGCTCCATTATCAACCTGTTATTCCGATATTACGATATCAACCGCGGAAAAATAACGATAGATTCTATGGATACAAGCCAAATTCCACGTCAACAGCTGCGGAAGCACATGGGCATTGTGTTACAGGATCCGTTTCTGTTTACAGGTACAATCGAATCAAATGTTAGCCTTGGAAATGCTGAAATTCCTAAAGAACGTGTAAGAAAAGCTCTGAGAGATGTAGGTGCAGAGCGATTTATTAAACAGCTACCTCAACAATTTGAAGAGCCAGTTTTAGAAAAGGGAAGCACGTTATCAGCAGGAGAACGACAGCTCATTTCCTTTGCCCGGGCTTTAGCATATGACCCAGCGATTTTAATACTAGATGAAGCAACAGCTAATATTGATACAGAAACTGAAGCAATGATTCAACAAGCATTAAATGTGGTAAAGGAAGGACGAACTACATTTATCATTGCGCACCGATTATCCACGATTCGAAATGCAGATCATATTTTAGTGTTAGATCATGGTGAAATTGTTGAAAGAGGAAGTCATGAGGAACTCCTAGAGCAAAGAGGAAAGTATTATAAAATGCATCAATTACAGCTAGGAAAAGAAGTTTCAAACGTAGGCTAG
- a CDS encoding ABC transporter ATP-binding protein, with product MFSVLGKLSWFFYKYWKRYTVAISLLIFVSILDVIPPKIIGIAIDDIQFGQMTAERLRELLFFFIALIIVSYAITYVWMYQLFGGAHLIERILRYRFMKHLLAMTPRFFEKNRTGDLMARATNDLKAISLTAGFGILTLVDSTVFMIIIVFVMGFTISWKLTLAALIPLPLMAIAINYFGKLIHERFTVAQDAFGNLNDNVLESIAGVRVIRAYVQEKADEERFNEMTEDVYEKNIAVAKVDALFEPTIKILVGLSYVIGLGYGAYLVFNQLITLGELVSFNIYLGMLIWPMFAVGELINILQRGNASLDRVNETLAYEEDVKDVNSPKHVTIPGNIEFANVTFRYPTSTTDNLKNIHLQVKRGATIGVVGKTGSGKTTLLKQLLREYPLGEGKLLVSGQPIEEILIDDIHSWVGYVPQEQILFSRTIRENLKFGKENVSEDEIKSALNSAAFDLSILPKGLDTLVGEKGVALSGGQKQRISIARALIKDPEILLLDDSMSAVDGKTEAKIIENIRHERAGKTTFITAHRLSAVQHADWIIVMDEGKIVEEGTHEQLIQLGKWYKEQYDRQQADSYGEVS from the coding sequence ATGTTCTCAGTACTAGGAAAATTAAGCTGGTTTTTTTATAAATATTGGAAACGATACACAGTAGCCATTTCACTACTGATCTTCGTTAGTATTTTAGATGTTATTCCACCAAAGATAATTGGAATAGCCATTGATGATATTCAGTTTGGTCAGATGACTGCTGAACGGTTACGTGAGCTTCTGTTTTTCTTTATTGCGCTCATCATTGTCAGCTATGCGATAACTTACGTATGGATGTATCAATTGTTTGGCGGAGCACATTTAATTGAACGGATTTTAAGATACCGTTTTATGAAACACTTGCTTGCGATGACACCGAGATTTTTTGAAAAAAATCGTACCGGTGATTTAATGGCACGAGCAACAAATGACTTAAAAGCTATTTCGTTAACAGCAGGGTTTGGTATTTTAACCTTGGTCGATTCAACCGTGTTTATGATTATCATTGTTTTTGTTATGGGATTTACGATTAGCTGGAAGCTTACACTAGCTGCACTTATCCCACTACCGTTAATGGCTATCGCTATCAACTATTTTGGGAAGCTCATTCACGAACGTTTTACTGTTGCTCAGGATGCCTTTGGAAATTTGAATGACAATGTTCTGGAATCAATAGCAGGAGTGCGAGTTATTCGCGCTTATGTACAAGAAAAAGCAGATGAAGAGCGGTTTAATGAAATGACAGAGGATGTGTATGAGAAAAATATCGCTGTCGCAAAGGTTGATGCCCTGTTTGAACCAACCATTAAAATACTTGTTGGATTGAGCTATGTTATTGGCTTGGGCTATGGTGCATATCTTGTGTTCAACCAGTTGATTACTCTAGGAGAATTAGTTAGCTTTAACATTTACCTTGGAATGTTAATTTGGCCAATGTTTGCTGTTGGAGAACTAATCAATATTCTACAGCGTGGAAACGCTTCATTAGACCGGGTAAATGAGACTCTAGCCTACGAAGAAGACGTTAAGGATGTAAATAGTCCTAAGCATGTAACCATACCAGGAAATATTGAGTTTGCCAATGTGACTTTCCGTTATCCGACCTCAACAACAGACAATTTAAAAAACATTCATTTGCAGGTGAAAAGAGGAGCTACAATCGGTGTTGTTGGTAAAACGGGGTCTGGAAAAACAACATTACTCAAGCAATTGCTAAGAGAGTATCCATTAGGTGAAGGGAAACTTCTCGTTTCAGGTCAACCAATTGAAGAGATTCTAATTGATGACATTCACTCATGGGTAGGCTATGTGCCACAGGAACAAATTTTATTTTCTAGAACAATCCGTGAAAATCTTAAGTTTGGAAAAGAAAATGTTAGTGAAGATGAAATTAAGTCCGCATTGAATTCAGCAGCCTTTGATTTGTCTATTCTCCCAAAAGGCCTAGACACTCTTGTAGGAGAGAAAGGTGTAGCCCTATCAGGTGGGCAAAAACAGCGCATCTCAATTGCACGGGCACTAATAAAGGATCCTGAAATTCTTTTATTAGATGATTCCATGTCGGCGGTTGATGGAAAAACAGAAGCAAAGATTATTGAAAACATTCGTCATGAACGAGCTGGAAAAACAACATTCATTACTGCCCATCGTTTATCGGCTGTCCAGCATGCAGATTGGATTATCGTGATGGACGAAGGAAAAATAGTTGAAGAGGGAACACATGAACAGTTAATTCAGCTGGGAAAATGGTACAAAGAACAATATGATCGCCAACAAGCAGATTCATATGGGGAGGTGAGCTAA
- a CDS encoding ParM/StbA family protein translates to MSKTRITAVDVGNDCVKALFGKVDYELYIPNVIARDTEDRPVIGIEELNDKDPLDGIHVRVHSPALKDNNAIYRVGNLATKSDNPSELDPGSTKSEEDQTLVMLFTTLALDAVREENSSIFKKTNNVIDANYTLGTGLPLREVKEGKDVGYRSQLLGSVHQVEFLVTPKYQGLKVNIKFDEVKVYPEGFAAFINLVMDKDLKIINRDLIDKQILIQDIGGLSTDIAVIKNRNVDDDKAQGFNLGVSESLEAIREEIRKKHGVELDSRRDVVDIITRKNDRHHIMVKGSRTNVHDITDRILLELAKKQYRHLRNVWQKNSQTEICYFVGGGAIVLKDYIKMLNNSLDGYNIEFFEDENESIWMMANAYYKLVSDFVRKTSEPPKKNEKQTV, encoded by the coding sequence ATGAGTAAAACTAGAATTACAGCAGTTGATGTTGGAAATGATTGTGTGAAGGCACTTTTTGGAAAAGTAGATTACGAATTATATATCCCTAATGTTATTGCAAGAGACACCGAGGACCGACCAGTCATCGGTATAGAAGAATTAAATGATAAAGATCCATTAGATGGTATTCATGTAAGAGTTCACTCCCCTGCCCTGAAGGATAACAATGCAATCTATCGAGTTGGTAACCTCGCAACAAAAAGTGATAACCCTAGTGAGCTAGATCCTGGTAGTACAAAATCAGAAGAAGATCAGACACTTGTTATGCTTTTTACTACCCTTGCATTAGATGCCGTTCGAGAAGAAAACTCGTCTATTTTCAAAAAAACCAATAATGTTATTGATGCAAATTATACGTTAGGAACAGGTTTACCACTTCGTGAAGTTAAGGAAGGCAAAGACGTTGGCTATCGCTCACAGCTTCTCGGATCTGTTCATCAAGTTGAATTTTTAGTGACTCCTAAATATCAAGGTTTAAAAGTAAATATTAAGTTTGACGAAGTGAAGGTGTATCCAGAAGGATTTGCTGCATTTATTAATCTAGTTATGGACAAAGATTTAAAGATTATCAATCGTGATTTAATTGATAAGCAAATATTAATTCAAGATATTGGCGGCTTATCAACGGATATTGCTGTCATTAAAAATCGTAATGTTGATGATGACAAAGCGCAGGGCTTTAATCTTGGTGTTTCAGAGTCATTAGAAGCTATTAGAGAAGAAATCCGAAAAAAGCATGGTGTTGAACTCGACAGCCGCCGAGATGTGGTTGATATTATTACACGTAAAAATGACCGTCACCACATCATGGTAAAGGGTAGTCGGACAAACGTACATGATATCACCGACCGCATTCTTCTAGAGCTTGCTAAGAAACAGTACCGTCATCTACGAAACGTATGGCAAAAAAATTCACAAACAGAAATCTGCTATTTTGTTGGTGGAGGTGCCATTGTTCTAAAAGACTATATTAAGATGTTAAATAATAGTTTAGATGGCTATAATATTGAGTTTTTTGAAGATGAAAACGAAAGTATTTGGATGATGGCAAATGCTTATTATAAATTAGTTTCCGATTTTGTCAGAAAAACTAGCGAGCCTCCGAAAAAGAATGAAAAACAAACAGTCTAA
- a CDS encoding oxidoreductase — MIKKIAVVTGASSGFGMLTALELAKNGFEVIATMRDKKRSITLLREAKSSGITNRITIHELDVTSAESVNQFKDLVGRVGQVDVLVNNAGFAGAGFVEEIPIDEYRSQFETNVFGAIAVTQAVLPIMRKKSKGKIINVSSISGRVGFPGLSPYVSSKYALEGWSESLRLEVKSFGIDVILVEPGSFQTNIWTSGKKVTENSLKKESPYYEMMRKLEDHIESGSSKFEDPKDVARLITAIALKKKTTLRYAIGRGVKITILFKMLVPWTIFEKIVLRRLR, encoded by the coding sequence ATGATAAAGAAAATAGCTGTTGTTACAGGGGCTTCAAGCGGGTTTGGAATGTTAACAGCATTAGAGTTAGCGAAAAATGGATTTGAAGTTATTGCTACAATGCGTGATAAAAAAAGGAGCATAACTCTTCTAAGAGAGGCTAAAAGCTCTGGAATAACGAACAGGATAACCATTCATGAATTAGATGTAACCTCTGCAGAATCAGTTAATCAATTCAAGGACTTAGTGGGAAGGGTAGGACAAGTTGATGTATTGGTTAACAACGCAGGTTTTGCAGGAGCTGGCTTTGTAGAGGAAATCCCAATTGATGAGTATCGTAGTCAATTTGAAACAAATGTATTTGGTGCAATAGCTGTCACACAAGCTGTACTTCCAATAATGAGGAAGAAGTCCAAAGGAAAAATAATTAATGTTAGCAGCATTAGTGGAAGAGTTGGCTTTCCTGGTTTATCGCCGTATGTTTCTTCAAAGTATGCGTTAGAAGGGTGGAGTGAATCTCTCCGTTTAGAAGTGAAGTCCTTTGGTATAGATGTTATATTAGTGGAGCCAGGCTCATTCCAAACAAATATATGGACGTCGGGAAAGAAGGTAACAGAGAACTCTCTCAAAAAAGAGTCACCTTATTATGAAATGATGCGTAAGCTTGAAGATCATATTGAAAGTGGATCAAGTAAGTTTGAAGACCCAAAGGACGTAGCAAGGCTAATCACAGCCATTGCATTAAAGAAGAAAACAACCTTGCGTTATGCAATCGGAAGAGGGGTTAAGATAACGATTCTATTTAAAATGCTGGTGCCGTGGACGATATTCGAAAAAATCGTATTAAGAAGGTTAAGGTAG